The Photobacterium sanguinicancri genome includes the window TAAGACATCGATTAAACCCGATTTTAAGCCCGAGTTCGCAATGATGCCTGCCAGAGTACCAGTACCGAGTAACATGACAGCAACAGGTGCCATGCGGTTTAAGCCCGAAACGGCAAAGTGGTTGGTATCGCGAAGGCGACCCATTACAACCGCACCGATAAGGCCACCAAGAGGTAGGGCGATCAGTGGGTCAACATTAATGCCAGCTAATGGACGCAGTGCCAGTAGCGCAATCGCAACCAGTGGTGCCACAATTGCTGCACCGAATTTAGGAAGGCGGCTATGGTCAACAGCGACCACTTCATGCTCTTGTACCTTGCTGCCTTTATTGACCAGTTTTTTCGCGATGAAGTAAGCGAAGATCATGCCGCACAGGCCAGGAATAACACCTGCAGCCATTACAGATGTTAGGGGCACATTGAAAGCATCAGCAGCTGCAATGGCATTGGGGTTAGGTGACATGACGTTACCCGCTTTACCACCACCGACCATCGCCAGCAGAATCGCCATTTTTGATAAATCAGCACGACGGGCAATCGCCAGTGCAATAGGGGCGACGGTAATAACGGCAACATCTACGAATACCCCAACAGCGGTTAGGATCATTGTGGCGACTGCCAATGCCAGTAGCGCACGGGTTTCACCGACTTTTTTAACGATGGTTTCAGCGATAGAGGTAGCTGCGCCAGACTCAATCAGCACACCCGCTAGCACACCCGCTGCCAAAATACGCAGTACAGCAGTCACGATGCCTTGAGCACCACCAATCATTAATCCAACGGTGTCGGTAAGGGAAACACCACCGACGATACCACCAACAAGAGCACCAATGATCATGCCATAGGCTGGTGGAACTTTACGTAAAATGAGTGTGATCGCGACAATCAGTGCCGAGAGTGCGCCAAGGGTGGATACTTCTACCATAACGATGCGTCCGTACAGAGGCGATTGGGTGCATGCCCATCGCAAATTTTAATAAATAGGGGGAGGTTTGTAGGCGGCTACTCTAATCAGTCTGATCGTAATTAGCTTTGGGCAGGTGACCAAATTATCTAGCAGTAAAAACCTCGTATCTTGTGCAGTTGCACAAAATACGGTTTTTTAGCAGTTGTTTAGCACTGCAAGGTAAAGGTGGGTTTTGTCTTGTATCTTATTGATATTTAATGAAGTTAATTGTTCTATTTTTTCCATTCGGTATCTGAGCGTATTACGATGAATATGGAGTTGTTGGCAGGTTTGAGCTAAATCACAATTTTGGATAAAAAATGTCTTCAAGGTTTTTAGCAGTACACCACGTGGGTCACAGTTATTTAATTTTTGCAACGGAGCGCACAATTGTTCGTGTCGCCAAGGATCTTTTTTCAATCCAGAGAGCAACACCGGCAGCATGTAGTCTTGGTAAAACAAGATATTATTATCAGCAATATCGGCATCGAGTGTTGCTTGTGCGGTAAGGTAAGATTTTGCCAACCCCTGCAGAGAGGGGAAGTAGCCGCCTAGTGCAATTTTGATGGTAAAGCTGTTGTCTTGTGCGACCCGTCTCATTAATTTCTTGGCTCGCTGGAGTTCGGCTTCTTTCGACCAATCATCACCATCGATAGTGATGGGTTTGAGTACCACGACCTCATTGAGTGACACAGATACAATGCCAACCAGGTTATCGCGTTCAGGATGCTCTAATAAATGAACAACTCTTTGTAAATGTTCAAGCGACAGTTGCTGGCCTTTGGAAGGGAAGACTTTAACGATGGCGGCAATACGCGGTTGGGATAAGTCCAAATTAAGACGCTCAGCCATGGCAGTTAGCTGGCTTTCATTGAGTTTACTGCCATTGATCAACTGTAACACTAACTCTTCACGATGGCGTTTATCCCATTGAATTTGTGCCATGAGCGCAGCTTGTTCAACAATAAGCTCAGCGGTCATTTTGACTAACTCACCGTAATTTCTCACCTCTTCAGGTATCGCTGAGATGCCGATAACGCCAATGACCCTATCATGGAATAAGATAGGCAGGTTGATCCCCGGTTTTACGCCTTTAAGTTGGTTAGCGGTGGCCTGATTGATTTCGACAACACGGTTATCGTTGATCGCCAGAATCGCCCCTTCATGACGCTGATTGATGCGAGATGGATCGCCAGAACCAATAATGCGGCCTTGTTCGTCCATGACATTCACTGAGTAATGAATAATCTTCATGGTGCGCTCAACAATTTGACGAGCAATGGTGGCATTGAGTTGCATTCTTGTCTGATTTCCTGAAAATGTGCTCACGACAGTACCAATCTAATAGTGGCGTTGATTGGCGATACAGAAGCCACATTGTACGCATGGTTCAGAATGAGGATAGCTATGGATTACGAATTTAAAAAAAATACCTTAGATGGTAGCTATCATGCGGTATTTTCTATGGGTCATGAAGCCCTTGGCCGCTGGTTAATTGAAGAAGTAGGTAAAGACTTTACCAAAATGGATTCGGTATTGGCGCAAATTGGTGCATTGAAAAATAGTACCCAAGAATGGCGGTTGATTGGCGATGAGCTAACGTTGAGTCTGCAAGATCATGAAGCGTTGATTCAGGCTAACTTTTTGTTTTCAGAAGATGATGACGAATACGAAGAAGATCTTCACTTATACGATGAGGAAAGTATGTCGTTATGCGGATTTGAAGATTTCACGCTGGTATTAGAGGCATGGCGAGCGTTTGTGACCCGTTTTTGATCAACTAAGGTAAGATCGAGATACCTGCATAGTTTTAGTGAAAAAGCCGCACCTTTTTGGTGCGGCTTTTTTTGTGTCTGTGGCTGATGATTTATTAAGTGATTGAAAGTTAACTGTAAAAAAAGTTGGCACGTTGATTGTTTATCTAACGTTGTACGCAGCAGCATTCAATGTTTAAGGAGTAAGCAATGAAACTAATTAATGCGATTATCAAGCCATTTAAACTTGACGATGTCCGTGAAGCGCTAGCCGATGTAGGTGTTGAGGGGATGACGGTTTCTGAGGTGAAAGGTTTTGGGCGCCAGAAAGGTCACACCGAATTATACCGGGGGGCAGAGTATCAAGTGGATTTTTTACCCAAGGTTAAGCTTGAAATTGCCACACAGGCTGAAAACTTAGATGCGATTGTTGAGGCGATAGCGAATGCTGCGCAAACCGGAAAAATCGGTGACGGTAAAATTTTCGTATACGACTTAAATCATGCGGTGCGTATTCGTACCGGTGAAACAGACACTGAAGCGCTTTAAATAGTTAGGTTAACGGTGATTAGGGGATATAAACCATGGAATTATCAACCACAGTAACTGAGTTGCGTTATGCGCTCGATACTTTTTTCTTTCTAATGTCAGGGGCATTAGTCATGTGGATGGCAGCAGGATTTGCCATGTTAGAAGCGGGTTTGGTGCGCTCTAAAAATACCACTGAAATTTTAACCAAAAATATTTGTTTATATGCCATCGCCTGTACGACTTACTTGGTTGTTGGTTACAACATTATGTATGTCGACAACGGTGAAGGAGGCTGGCTTCCTTCTATCGGGATGCTGATTGGTAGCCAAGCAGAAGGAGCTGATCACTCATTAGAATCCGACTTCTTCTTCCAAGTTGTGTTTGTTGCAACAGCGATGTCAGTTGTTTCTGGTGCAGTAGCAGAGCGTATGAAATTATGGTCGTTCCTCATTTTCTCAATCATTTTGACGGCCTTTATTTATCCAATGGAAGGATACTGGACATGGGGTGGTGGTTTCTTATCAGAAGCCGGTTTTAGTGACTTCGCAGGCTCAGGTATTGTGCATATGGCTGGCGCATCAGCGGCCTTAGCTGGAGTGATTTTGCTGGGAGCTCGTAAAGGTAAATACGGTAAAAATGGTGAAATTTATCCGATTCCGGGTTCAAACATGCCGTTGGCAACATTAGGGACTTTTATTCTGTGGTTTGGTTGGTTTGGCTTTAATGGCGGCTCACAACTGATGGTTTCTGATTTTGAAAACGCAACAGCAGTGGGGCAAATCTTCTTAAATACCAATGCCGCCGCCGCAGCAGGTGCCATTGCAGCACTAGCAGTGTGTAAAACAACGTGGGGTAAAGCGGATTTAACTATGGTGTTGAATGGTGCATTAGCGGGCTTGGTTGCGATTACTGCAGATCCATTGTCACCATCACCGCTTGCAGCGGTAGCGATTGGTGTTGCGGCTGGTGCATTGGTTGTCTTTAGTATTATCGGTTTAGATAAAGTGAAGATTGATGATCCAGTTGGTGCTATTTCAGTCCACGGTGTTTGTGGTTTCTTTGGTCTGATGGTTGTGCCATTTAGTAATGCCGATGCCTCGTTTGGTGCTCAGCTACTAGGCGCCGTTGTTATTTTTGGCTGGGTCTTTGGTGCGAGCTTAGCGGTATGGGCTGTGCTAAAAGCGACCATGGGGATTCGTGTGACCGAAGAAGAAGAGCTTGAAGGGATGGATACTCATGACTGTGGTGTTGATGCATACCCTGAGTTTGTTAGCGTGAAGTAAGTTAAGAAACTAATAACATATATTCAGTTCACACCTTTTAAAAGCACTGCCAACTTGGCGGTGCTTTTTTTGTGTTTAATTGTTTCTGCTGAGTTGTGTTACTTAAGTGTTGCAGTATAATTAATCGCATTGATAACTGTTATCATTTTACTTTGCGTTAAAGGGATGAATAGATGAAAAAGCTGTTAGCTTCGGCAATTTTCTGTGCTTTGGCAGCACCTCAGGTAGCAACTGCTGCTGAAGAAGTAAACGTATACTCTTACCGTCAACCTTTCCTCGTTGAGCCTATGTTCAACGAATTTACTAAAGATACAGGCATTAAAGTAAACGTTAAGTTTGCAAAGAAAGGCTTATCAGAAAAGCTGCAGCAAGAAGGTGAATACAGCCCTGCAGACGTAATCTTAACAACAGATATTAGCCGTCTTGTTGAATTGGTAAATAAAGATCTTGTTCAACCTGTTGATAGCAAAGTAATTGAAAGTAACGTACCTGCTCAATACCGTGATAACGATGATGAGTGGTTTGCTTTAACCCTGCGCGCTCGTAATGTGTATTCATCACGCGATCGTGTTGGTCGTTTACCGGCTGATTTCGATTATGCAAATCTTGCAGATCCTGAGTGGAAAGGCAAAATTTGTACCCGTTCTGGTAAGCACCCATACAACGTTTCTTTAGTGTCTTCGATGATTGCTCATCACGGTGAAGTTGAAGCAAAAGAGTGGCTCGAAGGCTTAAAAGCAAACCTTGCGCGTAAGCCACAAGGTAATGACCGAGCACAAGTTAAAGCCGTTAAAGAAGGCTTATGTGATATCGCGATTGGTAACAGCTACTACTTAGGTAAAATGGTTAACGACGAAAAGCAAAAGTCGTGGGCTGAAGCGGTATACATCAACTTCCCTGGTCAAAAAGCGAGTGGCACCCACGTAAACGTGAGTGGCATGGCAATGGCTAAGTATGCACCAAACAAAGAAAGCGCCCAGAAGCTGATGGAATTCTTAACGGATGACAAGGCGCAGCAAATGTACGCAGAAGTAAACTATGAATACCCAGTAAAAGAGGGCGTTAAGCGCTCTGAGCTAGTGGCATCGTGGGGTGACTTCGATGCGGATACACTTTCATTAGAGAAAGTGGCCGAATACCACAATGCAGCGATTAAACTTCTGGATGAAGTGAAGTTTGATCTGTAATTGCAATTCAATAAATGGGGCGTAAGGCCCCGTTTTTTGTTTTGCGCCAAGTTTATTTCTAATCAGCTATGGTAGCGTGCTACATAGACGAATGAGGGATCATACGTTAAACCAAGTGAGTTAATTAAACTGTCTGATTGAGATGTGCTAAGTAGTTGGCAATGAAAGATAAATATATATTCTGGCGAACCAGTAGTTGGGGGCTTTCCCTGCTGCTGGTTTTGCCTATTTTGGCGATCTTCGTGACCGCTATGGGTGAAAGCGATGACGTGTTCGCTCACCTGATGAATACCGTAATGGGTACTTATACGGCCAATACTTTCTGGTTGGTGGTAGGTACGCTATTGCTTGCTTTGTTGTTTGGTCTTCCTTCGGCTTGGATCATGGCAATGTGCCGTATACCAGGCGAAAAAGTACTGCAGTGGTCGCTCGTGCTGCCATTAGCCATGCCCGGTTATATTGTTGGTTATATCTATACCGACTGGTTTGACTACGCGGGCCCTATTCAAATTTTCCTCCGTGATACCTTTGGCTGGCAGTCTGTTCATGATTATTGGTTTCCTGATATTCGCAGCTTAGGCGGCGCCTGCTTAGTGCTTGCCCTTGTGCTTTACCCTTATATCTACTTACTAGCGCGTGCTGCTTTTATGGAGCAAAGTGTCAGCTTATTGCAGTCAGCTCGGCTATTACGTTGTTCGCCATGGGAAAGCTTTCGTCGTATTTCACTGCCGTTAGCGCGTCCTTCTATAGCGGTCGGTATGTCGTTGGTCGCGATGGAAACCTTGGGTGACTTTGGCACCGTGAGTTATTTTGCGGTGAATACCTTAACCACGGCGGTGTATGACACTTGGCTGGGGTATTCCAACTTGAATGCGGCAGCTAAGATTTCAGCCATTATGCTGGTGGTGATCTTTTTATTGATCAGTGCGGAGCGCTTTAGTCGTCGAAAACAAAAGTTATTTCAGCAGCAATTTGAGCATGGTGATGATGTTCGTTATACCTTAAGCGGTGCTAAAAAGTGGTTTGCTGTGATCTGGTGTTGGGGCTTGGTCAGCTTAGCGTTTATCTTCCCGATCCTTCAACTTGGCTATTATGCATTCCATTATTTTGCAGAAAGTTGGACCACAGAGTTTCAGCAATACAGCATCAATAGTTTGTTTGTTTCCATTGTTGCTGCAGTGATCGCGGTGGGTTTAGCACTAGTTGTGAACTTTTATTGTCGCTTAGACGGTCGCTCAAAGACGGCGATTCCAATGCGATTATCGTCATTGGGCTATGCGGTTCCAGGGACAGTTTTAGCTATTGGAGTGATGATCCCGCTAACGTCTGCGGATCATTTGGTGAATGATTTCGCGCGTGATTGGGGGCTTGGTCGTCCGGGGTTAATTTTCTCTGGCACTATGGTGGCGATTATATTTGCTTTTGTGGTGCGATTTGCCGCTGTGGCAATCGGCAGTATTGAAAGTAGTCTATCGAAGATCCCACCGTCGTTGGACATGGCATCGAAAACCATGGGGTTTGCGTCTACCGCGATGTTGCGCCGAGTACACTTGCCGTTGATCCGTCGTGGTTGTTTGATTGCAGGTTTGCTGGTGTTCATTGAGTCAATGAAAGAACTGAACGCTGCCTTGCTATTACGCCCGTTTAATTTTGAAACCTTAGCAACTTATGTATTTAACTTTGCTTCTGATGAGCAGCTTGAATTAGCCGCTTTACCTGCAATTTTATTGGTTGTTGTTGGCTTGATCCCTCTGGTGATGGTTAACCGTTCTTTGGAGCAAAAGCACTGATGAGTTATGCATTATCTGTCCAAGACCTGACATGCCGTTATAACGGCCAAGCGGTATTGAAGAACCTTTCTCTACCGGTAGAGCAGAACGAGATTGTTTGTCTATTAGGTGCGAGTGGCTGTGGTAAAACAACCTTGCTTAAAGCCATTGCAGGTCTATTACCATTAGACTCTGGCACTATGCATATCCAAGGTAGAACCGTAGCGGATACGACCACTTGGCTACCGCCAGAAAAGCGCAATATCGGTATGATCTTCCAAGATTACGCCTTATTTCCCCACCTGACGGTAGCCGAAAATATAGCCTTTGGTTTACGTGATTGGGATAAAACCCGCGTTGTTAATAAAATCAACGACATGCTGGAGCTGGTACACCTTACTGGACTTGATGCTCGTTACCCTCATCAGTTATCGGGTGGTCAGCAACAGCGTGTGGCAATTGCACGTGCTTTGGCCTGTGAGCCGGATTTAATTTTATTGGATGAACCGTTTTCGAATATTGATACCCAAGTTCGCCATGGGCTGATCAAGGACATTCGCCGTATTTTCAAAAAGCAGGGTGTAACTGCGATCTTTGTTACCCATAGTCGAGAAGAAGCTTTTGCATTTGCAGATCGTATGGCAGTGATGAACAACGGTGTTATTGAGCAATTTGGTACATCGACTGAGCTGTATTACCGTCCAAGTAGCCGTTTTGTCGCTGAATTCTTGGGTAGCAGCTCATATTTACCGGCCAAGGTGCAACAAGATCATCTGGCAACGCCATTAGGTGAAGTTGCCTTAGCCGCCAGCCACCCTTATTGCAATGAAAGTAATGTTGAATGGTTACTGCGTCCGCAAAACCTGAAGGTTAAACCTGATGAGAGTGGAGAGTGTGTGATCATCGAGCAGCAATTCATGGGTGACAGCTGTCGCTACACCGTTGATCTGCAAGGTCATCGCTTGGTGGTGAATTCTAATTTATTACTGCAAGTGGGTGAGAAGGTATCGTTAAGAGTTGAGCCTCATGAGCCCGTCTTGTTTGCCGCGACGGCATAGCGAGATCAGCGAATCATATTGCGCAGGCTGTTGATGCGCCAATAATGCGGTAAAGAAAAGCCGATACGATTAAGTATCGGCTTTTTGCATTTTAGCTAAGTCACTAAGCAGCTTATGCTTTGTGGTAAATATTAGCGAGATATTGCTCAGCTTGCTCACGCATCTGCGCCTGATCTGGGTGCAGGTTGGTATGAAGGTAAAGTACGTAACAAATGCCATGAAGCAGGCCACCAAGCTGTTTAGGATCGCGATCTGCGGTGATTTCACCACTCTCAATGGCTTCAGCAAACATTTCAGTGATTTGTTTCAGGCTGTTTTTATTACCGGTAATGAAATGTGGCCAGATGTCGTCACGTACGGAAGTACTCCACTCAAACCATACTTTGATCCAATCTTTTTGGTCGATCACAGCATCGATTAAGTTATGACTGATACAGGTTAAACGTGCAGACAAGGTTTTATCTGGCTCACCGAGACACTGGTTTAGCAGCAGGTTAAAATGATTTTCGACTTGCGACAGGACTTCTTCAACCAGTGCTTCACGAGTTGGAAAGTAATTGAAAACAGTCGCGACAGAAACATTGGCCATTTCTGCGATATCGGCATGACCCGCACGGCCAATACCACGTCGAGCGAAAACGTCTAGCGCATAGTCAAGAAGTTGTTGTTTGCGCTTTTCTGGTGATAAACGTGTACGCGTTTTTTTAGTGATGGTATCCATATTCGCTTAAATCCCTAGCCTAAGTATTTATAAAGATTATTTATTTCTTTTGTTCAATAACTGTACAGGAGCAACTTAAGGGGTTCAAACGAGTTTTAGCCTAAGTGTGTCGTATAATTGACACTATTGATAAAATAACGTTTGCGTCGAAGGAGTGGTACAATGCATTCCTTTGTGATGGTTACCTACAGGCGGCTTAGCTTGCAGTCGTACTGATGGAGAGAAAGATGAAGCATACAGTTGAAGTAATGATTTCTGAGCAGGATGTTCAGGCACGTGTTAAAGAGCTAGGAAAGCAAATTACCGAGCACTATAAAGGGTCAGAAGATTTAGTCATGGTAGGTTTACTACGTGGCTCATTTGTTTTCATGGCTGACTTAGCGCGTGCTATCGATCTACCGCACGAAGTTGATTTCATGACTGCTTCTAGTTACGGCAATACGATGGAAAGTACGCGTGATGTACGCATCCTGAAAGACTTAGACGATGATATTAAAGGCAAAGATGTTTTGCTGGTTGAAGATATTATCGATACCGGTAATACCCTAAGTAAAGTTTGCGAAATCCTATCTATTCGTGAACCAAACTCAATCCGTATTTGTACCTTGCTTGATAAGCCAGAGCGCCGTGAAGTACACGTGAACGTTGACTGGTTTGGTTTTACGATTCCAGATGAGTTTGTTGTTGGCGTAGGCATCGACTACGCACAAAAATACCGTCACTTACCCTTCATTGGTAAAGTGGTTCCACTAGAAGGTTAATCCTGATATCTAGTGAAAAAAAGCGACCATAGGTCGCTTTTTTTGTTTGTCTTGTTTTATTCAAAGCCGTATTTAATGGCTTTGAATCGTCACTATCTTACACTTCACTACTTGGTAGAATAGAGGACATTGCTGCTTGGTAATTGACTTCCAATGATTCGCGGCTAGTGGATGTCATGCCTAAATCACGTAAAACACCATTGTTAATACCGTAGATCCAGCCGTGAATTTTCACTTTTTGACCACGTTCCCAGGCTTGTTGCATGATGGTGGAGTTACCCAGGTTATACACCTGTGATGCCACATTGATCTCGCACAGTTTGTTGTCACGCTCTTCACGTGGTAACGCACCAATATCAGAACGGTGCTTTAAATACAGATCGCGAATATGCAGTAGCCAGTTGTTGATTAAACCTAATTGTGGGTTTTCAATCGCTGCAGTGACGCCACCACAGCCGTAGTGACCACATATAATGATATGGCGGACTTTCAGTACGTCGACTGCGTATTGCACGACAGAAAGACAATTTAAGTCGGTATGGATAACTTGGTTGGCAACATTACGGTGAACGAATAACTCACCTGAATCGAGGCCAGTAAGTCGCTCGGCAGGAACACGGCTGTCAGAGCAGCCAATCCAAAGGTATTCTGGATGTTGTGATTTTGCTAAGTGGGTAAAGAACTCGGGAGTTTCATCCTTGATATTTTCAGACCAAGAGAGGTTGTTTGCGAATAATTGCTTAATATCTGCCATGATTGTGCCTTCTTTGATACATTCCCTACTATACACGTACTTGACTGTTAGCAAATCGGAGTAGTTAGCTAAAGCCGTTAGTTTTTATTTATAATTCTATCAGCTGCTGCGACGAGCAAATGTTGTAATTTTTTAACACAAAGAGCGCATTAGATGAACGCTTTAGAAATAAAAAATGTAAACAAAACTTACAAGGGTGGCGTTAAGGCATTGAAAAATATGAGCCTTAATGTCGAAGCTGGCGATTTTTTTGCTTTGCTTGGTCCCAATGGTGCTGGTAAATCGACAACGATAGGCATCATTAGTTCATTGGTGAATAAGACTTCAGGTGACGTAAAGGTCTTTGGCTATGATTTAGATCGTGAAGTGGTGGAAGCGAAAAATCATCTCGGTTTAGTGCCGCAAGAGTTCAACTTTAACCAGTTTGAAACGGTTGAGCAGATCATCATAAATCAGGCGGGTTACTACGGTGTTGAGCGTGATTTAGCGAAAGAGCGTACTAAGAAGTACCTGACTCAACTCGATTTGTGGGAAAAACGTCATGAGCGTGCGCGTAACCTTTCTGGTGGTATGAAACGTCGCTTAATGATTGCCCGAGCTTTGGTGCACGAGCCAAAACTGTTGATCCTTGATGAACCGACTGCTGGTGTTGATATTGAACTTCGTCGTTCTATGTGGGCATTCCTTCGTAGGATCAACGAAGAAGGGGTAACGATCATTCTCACGACTCACTATCTCGAAGAAGCAGAAATGCTGTGTCGTAATATCGGCATCATTAATCATGGTGAGTTAGTCGAAAATACCAGTATGAAAGACTTACTGAGTAAGCTCGAAGTGGAGACCTTCATTTTAGATGTTAATTTGAATGGAAATAAGCCCGATCTCGGCGATGTGAAGTGGCGCATGCCGGATAACCATACTTTAGAAATTGATATTCAAAAGGGAATGGGGCTCAACAGTATCTTTACTCAACTCACAACCCAAGGTATTGATGTTCTATCAATGCGCAATAAGGCTAACCGTTTAGAAGAGTTGTTTGTCACCTTAGTCGCACAAAGTGAAAAACAAGGGAAGCAATCATGAGACACCAATACTGGATCGCTTTTAAAAGTTTGATTAGCAAAGAAGTGAGCCGCTTTGCCCGTATTTGGGTGCAAACCTTGGTACCGCCCGCTATCACAATGACATTATATTTCATCATTTTTGGTAGTCTGATAGGCAGCCGTATCGGTGAAATGAATGGCTTTAGTTACATGGAATATATAGTGCCGGGTTTGATCATGATGTCGGTGATCACTAACTCGTATTCTAATGTTGCCTCATCGTTCTTTAGTGCTAAATTCCAGCATAACATTGAAGAGTTATTGGTTGCTCCTGTACCTAACTACATCATCATTGCAGGGTATGTTGGCGGTGGTGTACTACGTGGGATCGGTGTTGGCTTTATCGTGACGATTGTTTCACTGTTTTTTGTTGATCTGCAAATTGCTCACCTTTGGGTGATCATCGCCACTGTGCTTCTGACCTCGATTGTTTTTTCGCTTGGCGGTTTGATCAATGCCGTGTATGCACGCACCTTCGATGATATCAGTATTATTCCTACGTTTATTCTGACGCCATTAACGTATTTAGGCGGTGTGTTTTACTCGATCAGTTTGTTGCCTGAGTTCTGGCAAGGTGTGTCAAAACTTAACCCTATCGTTTATATGGTTAACGCCTTCCGTTACGGTTTCTTGGGGGTTTCAGATGTTGGGATAGGCACATCATTTGCGGTATTAGCGGCGTTTATCCTAGGCTTATACGCTTTTGCTTACTATCTGATTTCTCGCGGTATTGGTTTACGTTCTTAACGGCTAGCTTGTATTTATCGATAGTTGAATAAAAAAGCCCGCTTATCCACCTTTTGTAAAGGGGAGGATAAGCGGGCTTTTTATTGGTTTGAGCTTTAAATAAGTAAAACTCGAAACTCAGGATAGGTGTTACTCAGCTACTTCTGGTGCCGCAACAGGTGCAACAGGTGTTAGCTCAACCACTTGGTTGTCGATCAAGCGTGCTTTACCAAGATGTGCAGACATCAGGATAACAGCTTGCTTAGTCTCGTCGCCAACGGGCTGTAATGTCGCAGCATCACGGATGTAGCTTTCATCTGGCTGTAGGCCTGCAGCACGAAGTTGATCGTTCGCATCAACCACTAACTCAGAGTAATCGGTACGACCACCACGCATTTGGCTGCTGATCCAACGCATGGTACGAGCCAGTACAGGGGCGCGTTGACGTTCATCAACGGTTAAGTACCCATTACGAGAACTTAATGCAAGGCCATCCATTTCACGTACGGTTGGTACGCCAATGACTTCGATGTCCATTGCCATGTCTTCTGCCATTTGACGGATAAGCGCTAGTTGTTGGTAATCTTTTTCACCAAAACAGGCAACGTCAGGCTGTACTATGTTAAAGAGCTTGGTCACTACGGTTGATACGCCACGGAAGTGACCTGGGCGTAGTGCGCCCTCGAGCATTTGTGATAATCCAGGTACATCCACAGACGTTTGGCGATCCAGGCCTTGTGGGTACATAACATCCGGTGTTGGTGTGAAAACCAGATCAACCCCTTCACCATTCAGCTTAGCGAGATCCTCATCTAAGGTGCGTGGGTAGTTGTTAAGGTCGTCTGCTTTATCAAACTGCATAGGGTTAACAAAAATGCTTACCACAACCACATCAGCATGTTCACGTGCTTTGCGAACTAGAGTCAGGTGGCCTTCATGCAGATTGCCCATGGTGGGAACAAACGCAATACGACGACCTTCACGACGCCATGTACGTACTTGTTCTCTAATTGGACTAATCTCATCGAATGTCTGCATTGTTATTCCTTACTCAAAAGTATGCTCAGGACCAGGGAAAGTCCCTGCTGCAACCTCTTCAATGTAGCGAGTTACAGCTGCACGCATTTCACCGGTTTCTGTCAGATAGTTCTTAGAAAAACGCGGAATGTAATTAGCGGAAATGCCGAACATGTCGTGCATTACCAAGATTTGACCATCAGTTGCGTTGCCAGCACCAATACCAATAACGGGTACTTCAACTGCTTTCGTGATGCGCTCGGCAAGACTTGCTGGCACACACTCAAGTAAGATGATCTGAGCACCTGCATT containing:
- the panC gene encoding pantoate--beta-alanine ligase; its protein translation is MQTFDEISPIREQVRTWRREGRRIAFVPTMGNLHEGHLTLVRKAREHADVVVVSIFVNPMQFDKADDLNNYPRTLDEDLAKLNGEGVDLVFTPTPDVMYPQGLDRQTSVDVPGLSQMLEGALRPGHFRGVSTVVTKLFNIVQPDVACFGEKDYQQLALIRQMAEDMAMDIEVIGVPTVREMDGLALSSRNGYLTVDERQRAPVLARTMRWISSQMRGGRTDYSELVVDANDQLRAAGLQPDESYIRDAATLQPVGDETKQAVILMSAHLGKARLIDNQVVELTPVAPVAAPEVAE
- a CDS encoding ABC transporter permease; this encodes MRHQYWIAFKSLISKEVSRFARIWVQTLVPPAITMTLYFIIFGSLIGSRIGEMNGFSYMEYIVPGLIMMSVITNSYSNVASSFFSAKFQHNIEELLVAPVPNYIIIAGYVGGGVLRGIGVGFIVTIVSLFFVDLQIAHLWVIIATVLLTSIVFSLGGLINAVYARTFDDISIIPTFILTPLTYLGGVFYSISLLPEFWQGVSKLNPIVYMVNAFRYGFLGVSDVGIGTSFAVLAAFILGLYAFAYYLISRGIGLRS